Within Dysgonomonas mossii, the genomic segment AGCAGCTATTCATGAAAACTGAAGTTACGAGCAAAGGTAAAACTACTTTAAGTGTAGGGAATAAAGATTTGAAGCCTGAAAGTTCAAACTATTACTCTGTCAATGCTGAATATATAAAAGATTTCCTTTCATTGGCTGTTACTGGCTATATTAACAATCTGAAAAACAAAATCGATACATATGAAATCGAATTAACACCCGAAGAAATAGCTGAAGGATATAATAAGAAATCATCGTATCATAATATCGGAAGATCTCGTATTCAAGGCGTAGACTTTACTTTTAATTCATACCTTGGTTATAACCTTACTTTAGGAGGAGGGTATAGTTATGTGAATGCCAAAGACCTCGATACAGGAAAGCGTCTTCAACGTATAAGTCGTCATACAGGAAATGTTAACCTGAATTGGTTTAAAGATTTCGGGTTATTCAAGTCAAATTTTAATCTAAACGGACGCCTGCAAAGCCGTAGATATTATGATGATGGTGATGATGCACGTGCTTATCAATTATGGAACTTTGCTACACGTCATACATTCAAGAGTATAAATGGTCTTGTATTTGAACCGGGTTTAGGTATTGAAAATATCTTTGACTTTGTAGATGATAAACCTTTCAACCGCAATTATGCGACTTTATCACCCGGACGTACATTTTATGCCAGCCTGAAAATTAAGTTTAGTAAGTAAGAGTGTTTATGAAATCTTCAAACTTATTATACCTCTTTGTTTTCTGCTCAACTCTTTATTCCTGTTCTTCGATCGGGAATAAGGAGAATGAAAATATTGAAAAATATCAGCTAAGACATGCTCGTGGATTCAATGTAGAAAAATATGAAGATTACAAATTGGTAACCGTACGTGACCCTTGGGATACAGTGCGTACTCTCTATCGATATATATTAATTGATCGTGATAAAGAAATTCCGAAGAACCTGCCTGAAGGAATTATAGTAAAAGTACCATTGCAAACTGTGATCGCTTTTTCTACGATTCAATGTAGTATGTTGCAAGAAATAGATGAGCAGCATCGTATAACAGGGGTCTGTCAGGCCAAATATATAGACCTGCCTTATATCCAAGAACGATTGAAAGCCGGAAAGATTATCGATTTGGGAAGTATGCATAAACCGGATGTTGAACAATTAATCAATCTGATGCCATCTGCACTTATTGTATCAGCGATGGAAACCGGCATGGGCTATTTGGATAAGTTAAGAATTCCTATCATTGCTACTACTGACTATATGGAAGATACTGCTCTCGGTCGTGCCGAATGGATACGCTACCATGCATTGTTTTACGGAAAAGAAGCGCTAGCCGACTCGCTTTTCCAAGAAACAGAACGTAGATACAATGAAATAAAAGATAGGGTAAAGGATGCATCTAATAAACCAACAGTATTCAACGACCTGAAATTTGGTAAAACATGGCGAATTGCTGGAGGAAAAAGCTATCTGGCAAATCTGATACGTGATGCTGGAGGCGAATACGTTTGGAATGATGATAATTCAACCGGATCGACACGCTTGTCTGCCGAAATGGTACTCGACAAAGCAGGATTGGCTGATATCTGGCTGTTGAAGTACAACCGAGAAGAAGATTTCACATATAACAGGCTGAAACAAGAAGATAAAATATATACCCAGTTTGGTGCTTTTAATAAAAAACAGATATGGGGATGTAATACCGGCAAAGTCCATTATTTTGAAGATTTGCCGATCCATCCCGATTCTATATTGAAAGACATGGCAAAAATATTTCATCCGAATTTATTCACAGATAATAAATTAAGCTATTTCAAATCATTAGATGAAGAGATATTATGAAAAGGATTTTACTATATATTATGCTACTATTTACAACTGTTGCAACATGTGCACATAGTGGAGGTAGTTACGAGTATTCTGATATTTTTAAAAGTATGCAGGCAGGCGATAAAGCTGCTATTCTGATAGTTCACTTTGGTACTACTCATGACGATACTCGCGAACTGACAATAGAAGCATTAAATAATCAGGTGAAACAAGTTTTCCCTTCTATTGAAGTAAGAGAAGCATATTCTTCGCGTATTGTTATCAAAAGGCTTTCGGAACGTAGTATCTATAAAGTGAATCCATTAGAAGCTTTAAAACAACTTCATACTGATGGATACACACATATATTAATACAGTCTTCCACTGTTATCGATGGAGTGGAAATGGAATCTTTGTACAAAAATGTAGAAGAAGTGAGCGGACTGTTTAAGGATGTACGTATAGGTACGCCATTGCTTTATTCTGCACAAGACTACGAAGATGTTATAAAGATCTTAACCGCAGATAATAAAAGAGATGTTGCCTATATATGGGTCGGACATGGAACTTATGATGCTACTACAGCCCAATATGCAATGCTCGATTATATGCTTAAAGCCAAGGGACATAGAAACTGCTTTGTTGGAACTGTAGAAGGC encodes:
- a CDS encoding ABC transporter substrate-binding protein → MKSSNLLYLFVFCSTLYSCSSIGNKENENIEKYQLRHARGFNVEKYEDYKLVTVRDPWDTVRTLYRYILIDRDKEIPKNLPEGIIVKVPLQTVIAFSTIQCSMLQEIDEQHRITGVCQAKYIDLPYIQERLKAGKIIDLGSMHKPDVEQLINLMPSALIVSAMETGMGYLDKLRIPIIATTDYMEDTALGRAEWIRYHALFYGKEALADSLFQETERRYNEIKDRVKDASNKPTVFNDLKFGKTWRIAGGKSYLANLIRDAGGEYVWNDDNSTGSTRLSAEMVLDKAGLADIWLLKYNREEDFTYNRLKQEDKIYTQFGAFNKKQIWGCNTGKVHYFEDLPIHPDSILKDMAKIFHPNLFTDNKLSYFKSLDEEIL
- a CDS encoding sirohydrochlorin cobaltochelatase, which codes for MKRILLYIMLLFTTVATCAHSGGSYEYSDIFKSMQAGDKAAILIVHFGTTHDDTRELTIEALNNQVKQVFPSIEVREAYSSRIVIKRLSERSIYKVNPLEALKQLHTDGYTHILIQSSTVIDGVEMESLYKNVEEVSGLFKDVRIGTPLLYSAQDYEDVIKILTADNKRDVAYIWVGHGTYDATTAQYAMLDYMLKAKGHRNCFVGTVEGYPEFDDVLAQLKDSGLKEVVLMPFMFVAGEHAKNDIAGDWVENLKKEGLSVTENLQGLGENPKIREIYLSHLQFITTHRKIDIMEKKTIYEKTGEKITPEY